Genomic window (Nitrososphaera sp.):
ACCGCCGGCTTTAGCGAGCGTGCAAACGACCTGCTAGCCTCGAGAAGTTTCCAGAGGTCCGTTTGGTCATGGGCAAACGAAAATGCGCCCAGTTTTCCGGGCAGGAAGAAAATGTTGTTGAGCGACATCAGAGCCATATGGTATGAAAGTAAAGTACTTCTGTTAGAAAGCGCAACATCCGTAGCGTTTACGATGTCCTGCTGGCCCGCTGCCAAAAAGTGCGGCATGAATAGAGAGCCGGCACCTGTGACCCTGCATGCGATTCCAGAATCATCAAAAATCTTCTGTATACCCAATCGCGCGGCCTCACCCAGCCTCTCCAGTTTTGAATATACCCGGAGCTTGTTCTTCTTCAGAAATTCCAGAGTGGCTGCGCCTGCGACCATGGTCATTGGATTTGCGGAAAAAGTTCCGCCGCCTATGGCGCATCGTACCTGCTTTTCCTTCCTCTGCACGGGGTCTGCCAAGGACATGATTTCTTTTTTACCGCATACCACACCGATGGGCATGCCGCCGCCGACTATCTTGCCCAGCGTGAACAGGTCCGGCTGAAGACCATACAACCCTGCAGCGGTTCCAAGCGTAAGCCTGAAACCGGTGACAATCTCGTCAAGTATGAATAGGCTGCCGTTTTTGTTTGCAAATTCTTGGAGGCCCTTCAAATAATCGTCATTGGAAGGAATGCAGCCCGCGCCGGCCAACAGAGGCTCGATTATTATGCATGCGAGATCGTCTTTTATCGTCTCCAAGATTTTGAGCGAGGACTCGAGGTCGTTGAATGGTATAGATTCTACGAACTGCCCTTCGTCCTGGAGCAGGCCGGGACCCTCGTCTGCCTCAAATGGGTAGTTTACGGTCTGTAGCAGAGCGTCGTTAAAGCCGTGCCAGCCCCCGATAGCCTTTGCAATAACCCTCCTTCCGGTTTTCGCCCTGGCAAGGCGGGTCGCATACATTGTGGCCTCAGAGCCTGTGCTTGAAAACCTCATCAGTTCTGCGCCTGGCGCCAGCTTTTGTATGAGGTCCGCAAGCTCGATGCTCGCAGTGTTTGCCGTTCCAACAAGCGTCCCGTTCTTTGCCTGGCGGGCAAGAGCAGAGGACACCTCGGGAGGAGAATGGCCAAGTATCAGTGCCCAGTGACCCATCCAGTAGTCAGTATAAGAGTTGCCGTCAGAGTCGTAGAGTTTCTTTCCTTTCGATCTCGTCACAAAGAACGGGTGCGGCTCAAAATACCGAATGTTGTGGTTTATTCCACCCGGAAAAAGCCGGGCTGCCTTGGCGTAGAGAGCCCTCGACTTGCGCGTACGCGATGCATAAATCGAGCCGACGTCGCTAGCGGACATTTGATGAAAAGCCGGTCAATGTGTTCATCTATAAGCCTTTGCGCCCCGTTTGAGCGTAGACGTTCGGAGCGTTAATACGCAGGGAGAGCGAATTTGCGTCCGAATAAATAATGAACTGTGCGGGCTGCAACCACACTCATTCCGCTCACTTGAGCAGCTCCGGGTCAGATTCGATAATGAAACTGGGTTTGTGCACTGTACCGGACTGCAGCTGCGTCCAATATGTCGACAAGATCGAGAGAATTGATGAAGAGCTCATGTAATAAGCCGCGCCAATTCGTTTCGGCGTGAACAGTTTTAATGTCAGCCCTTCGCTCACAGGTTTGTGCCCCAGATTGACCAAGTTCTAGCTCGTCACGGAGTTGTCCTACCGATTCCCCCCGCACCAGCTGGCTCTTATGTCCCGGTCGTCATTTCGGGCTCTACGGCATATGTTTCAGGCCAGATTCCGATGGAGAGCGGAAAAATAGTCTCAAAGGGAAAACTCGGAAGAGATGTCTCGCTGGAGGCTGGCCAGCAAGCGGCAAGACTTTGCTGCATCAACGCACTTGCGCAGCTAAAAGCGGCCACAGGCTCGCTTGACCGGATTGCAAGGGTTGTCAAGGTTACAGGTTATGTCAATTCCGATCCCCAGTTTACCGATCAGCCAAAGGTAGTTAACGGCGCCTCAGATTTTCTCGTAGAGATTTTTGGCGACAAGGGAAGGCATGCGAGGTCCGCTGTCGGCGTTAGCTCCCTGCCCTTTGACAGTTCGGTAGAGTTGGAACTTGTGGTAGAGCTTGGAGCCTGAAGGGTGCTTCCGCAAGAGCGGAAGCTGCCGCGCTGAAGCTAATCCTCCGACTGATCGATAGAAATCTCCAGGATTCCGCTGTGGCCGGAGACTCTCTCATGCTCCCGAAGCTCAAACTCGTATAGAAAAATCCGCTTACAGCAGTCACATGCGTATTTGCGTAAGGCCAACCTGCCCATTTCCGCAGTCAGGTGCCGCCCTCGGCATAAGATTTCAGGCATTTGCAACATTTGACACGCAAGCTCGCTTCCCTCCCGTCGATGATTGGATTAATTAGAGTCGATCTTTGAATCAATGGCTCGCACGAACTCCTCAAGTTTGTCCTTTGGCACTACTGCACCGCATGCCCTGTCGTGTCCGCCGCCGCTCCCCCCCAAACCTGTCGCGATTTCGTTGACAAGCCTTCCGAGGTGCACCTTGCAATTCGATGCGCCCCTGATCGAGAACACATACGAGTTGATGTCATCCTTCAGTTTGTACACCATCGCCGCCGGCTTTTCAGAGGCGCCGAGAACAAAGTTTACCACCATGCTCGCAGACAGTTCGACGGTGCTTGGAGCATACGCTAGGTTCTCAAGCGGCACGATCTGGTCCCTTATGGTCTCGACGGCGTGGGCCACCTTCTTTGCATAGCGCTCGGCAATCTCAAAACCGTCTCGCACGTCATGCGGGAACTTCATCTTGGACAGCGTGTCGACGAGCTTGACGAGGAATTCATCATGATGCTGGTTTGCGGAAATCATGTAGGAGAGGCTTGTTGCTTCTAGCATTAAGAACTGCCTGTCGAACTTTTGGACGAGGCGTGCAGCCGTCGGCCGGTCTTCCATATAGTCCGTCAGGGCACCCATTGCAGCAAGAAAGGCCGCGTTCGCAGGCAGTTCGTTCTTGAACAAGCCGTACGCTTGGACGCTAGTACATTCGTCCACGGTGTGGACAAGGTTCACCCCACCCTTTCTCAGCGAAGAAGAAGTCTCCTTATTCAGGTCATGGTGGTCGATATAGAAAACCTGTTTGCCGTCCGACACGCAGCCGGTCAGGACCTCGGCAAACTGCTTTTCGTTCTTCT
Coding sequences:
- a CDS encoding RidA family protein encodes the protein MPQIDQVLARHGVVLPIPPAPAGSYVPVVISGSTAYVSGQIPMESGKIVSKGKLGRDVSLEAGQQAARLCCINALAQLKAATGSLDRIARVVKVTGYVNSDPQFTDQPKVVNGASDFLVEIFGDKGRHARSAVGVSSLPFDSSVELELVVELGA
- a CDS encoding aspartate aminotransferase family protein — encoded protein: MSASDVGSIYASRTRKSRALYAKAARLFPGGINHNIRYFEPHPFFVTRSKGKKLYDSDGNSYTDYWMGHWALILGHSPPEVSSALARQAKNGTLVGTANTASIELADLIQKLAPGAELMRFSSTGSEATMYATRLARAKTGRRVIAKAIGGWHGFNDALLQTVNYPFEADEGPGLLQDEGQFVESIPFNDLESSLKILETIKDDLACIIIEPLLAGAGCIPSNDDYLKGLQEFANKNGSLFILDEIVTGFRLTLGTAAGLYGLQPDLFTLGKIVGGGMPIGVVCGKKEIMSLADPVQRKEKQVRCAIGGGTFSANPMTMVAGAATLEFLKKNKLRVYSKLERLGEAARLGIQKIFDDSGIACRVTGAGSLFMPHFLAAGQQDIVNATDVALSNRSTLLSYHMALMSLNNIFFLPGKLGAFSFAHDQTDLWKLLEASRSFARSLKPAVKNA
- a CDS encoding DHHA1 domain-containing protein; translation: MKGSLQTESGASPISTMCVSHKEDADGICSAAIVKSALQASKVVLVDYANLMARLEKAVSAGKHDRIVVCDLGLSKKNEKQFAEVLTGCVSDGKQVFYIDHHDLNKETSSSLRKGGVNLVHTVDECTSVQAYGLFKNELPANAAFLAAMGALTDYMEDRPTAARLVQKFDRQFLMLEATSLSYMISANQHHDEFLVKLVDTLSKMKFPHDVRDGFEIAERYAKKVAHAVETIRDQIVPLENLAYAPSTVELSASMVVNFVLGASEKPAAMVYKLKDDINSYVFSIRGASNCKVHLGRLVNEIATGLGGSGGGHDRACGAVVPKDKLEEFVRAIDSKIDSN